In Hemiscyllium ocellatum isolate sHemOce1 chromosome 5, sHemOce1.pat.X.cur, whole genome shotgun sequence, the following are encoded in one genomic region:
- the LOC132815764 gene encoding frizzled-1-like: MAVSNCFHLDPCKLACARWLFVLHLFLLGPGPVRPQGQYNSERGISIPDHGFCQPISIPLCTDIAYNQTIMPNLLGHTNQEDAGLEVHQFYPLVKVQCSPELKFFLCSMYAPVCTVLEQAIPPCRSLCERARQGCEALMNKFGFQWPESLRCENFPVHGSIDLCVGQNNTERGSPTLDPTESLPNAGTIYPRGYPGRQQFTCPRVLKVPSYLNYHFLGEKDCGAPCEPSRTNGLMYFSEEELKFSRIWIGIWSVLCCASTLFTVLTYLVDMQRFSYPERPIIFLSGCYTMVAIAYIAGFLLEERVVCNDRFAEDGYRTVAQGTKKEGCTILFMMLYFFSMASSIWWVILSLTWFLAAGMKWGHEAIEANSQYFHLAAWAVPAIKTITILAVGQVDGDVLSGVCFVGLNNVDALRGFVLAPLFVYLFIGTSFLLAGFVSLFRIRTIMKHDGTKTEKLEKLMVRIGIFSVLYTVPATIVIACYFYEQAFRQQWEKSWVNQACKSYAIPCPHSEQPHMRPDFTVYMIKYLMTLIVGITSGFWIWSGKTLHSWRKFYTRLTNSKHGETTV, from the coding sequence ATGGCTGTGAGTAATTGTTTCCATCTGGATCCGTGCAAACTTGCGTGCGCTCGGTGGCTGTTTGTGCTTCATCTGTTCCTCCTTGGACCGGGACCCGTGCGGCCACAGGGACAGTACAATAGCGAGAGGGGCATCTCCATCCCGGACCATGGCTTTTGCCAGCCCATCTCGATCCCCCTGTGCACCGACATCGCCTACAACCAGACCATCATGCCGAACCTGTTGGGGCACACGAATCAGGAAGACGCGGGCCTGGAGGTGCACCAGTTTTACCCGCTGGTGAAAGTGCAGTGCTCGCCCGAGCTGAAGTTTTTCCTGTGCTCCATGTACGCGCCGGTGTGCACGGTGCTGGAGCAGGCGATCCCCCCGTGCCGGTCGCTGTGTGAGCGGGCCAGGCAGGGCTGCGAGGCGCTCATGAACAAATTTGGCTTCCAGTGGCCCGAGAGCCTGCGCTGCGAGAACTTCCCCGTGCACGGATCTATCGACTTGTGCGTGGGGCAGAACAACACCGAGAGGGGCAGCCCGACCCTGGACCCCACTGAGTCGCTGCCGAACGCCGGCACCATCTACCCCCGGGGCTACCCGGGCCGGCAGCAGTTCACCTGCCCGCGGGTGCTCAAAGTGCCCAGCTACCTGAACTACCACTTCCTGGGCGAGAAGGATTGCGGGGCGCCGTGCGAGCCGTCCCGCACCAACGGCCTGATGTACTTCAGCGAGGAGGAGCTGAAGTTCTCGCGGATCTGGATCGGGATCTGGTCGGTGCTGTGCTGCGCCTCCACCCTGTTCACGGTGCTCACCTACCTGGTGGACATGCAGCGGTTCAGCTACCCGGAGCGGCCCATCATCTTCCTGTCGGGCTGCTACACCATGGTGGCGATCGCCTACATCGCGGGCTTCCTGCTGGAGGAGAGGGTGGTCTGCAACGACCGGTTCGCCGAGGACGGCTACAGGACGGTGGCGCAGGGCACCAAGAAGGAAGGCTGCACCATTCTCTTCATGATGCTCTACTTCTTCAGCATGGCCAGCTCGATCTGGTGGGTGATCCTGTCGCTCACCTGGTTCCTGGCGGCGGGAATGAAGTGGGGCCATGAGGCGATCGAGGCCAACTCGCAGTACTTCCACTTGGCGGCCTGGGCCGTGCCGGCCATCAAGACCATCACCATCCTGGCGGTGGGCCAGGTGGACGGCGACGTGCTCAGCGGGGTCTGCTTCGTGGGCCTCAACAACGTGGACGCGCTGCGCGGCTTCGTGCTGGCGCCGCTGTTCGTCTACCTGTTCATCGGCACCTCCTTCCTGCTGGCCGGCTTCGTGTCCCTGTTCCGCATCCGCACCATCATGAAGCACGACGGCACCAAGACCGAGAAGCTGGAGAAACTGATGGTGCGCATCGGCATCTTCAGCGTGCTCTACACCGTGCCCGCCACCATCGTCATCGCCTGCTACTTCTACGAGCAGGCTTTCCGCCAGCAGTGGGAGAAGAGTTGGGTCAACCAAGCCTGCAAAAGTTACGCCATCCCGTGCCCCCACAGCGAGCAGCCCCACATGAGGCCGGACTTCACCGTCTACATGATCAAATACCTCATGACACTGATCGTGGGCATCACCTCAGGCTTTTGGATCTGGTCTGGTAAGACTTTACACTCGTGGCGCAAGTTCTACACTAGACTCACAAACAGTAAGCACGGCGAGACCACAGTGTGA